The genomic interval TCGGTGAAGCCGACGGGCGTGGTGACGACGGGCGCGATCTTGGACAGCTCGGCGTAAAGGCCTTCATCCATCGGCACATAGATGGCGATGATGAGATCGGGGTCCTGCGCCAGCACCCATTCGAGATTGGTCGGATCGGCTGGAATGACCGACGGCTCGGCGCCCAATGCCTCGCGGGCATGGTCGGTCCAGGGCCAGCTGGCATAGGGATAGTCGCCGAACCAGCTGGTCACGCCGATCGGGGCCACGCCGAGCGAATAGAGGAAGTCCTGTTCGTGCCAGCCGACCGAGACAACACGCTTGGGCTGCGCCGGAATGGTCGTCGTGCCGTAGAGGTTTTCCAGGGTCACGGGGAAGGATTGGGCGGCGGCAGGTGCGCTCAGCACGGCAATCGCTGCCATGGCCAACACGATACGACGGGTAAACATTAAGAGCCCTCAGGTTGATGGGCGAATTTCTATATTGCGGACAATGATTGTCAACTTAAGTCTTGGGTGTGGATAGGCAAACAGCCCCGGCGTGGTGACGCCGAGGCTGTTTGGGAAGATCGAGTGTGTGGAACGCTCCTGCCACTCGACCATAGGTCTCGTGGCCTTAGGGCTTAAAATCGCTCCACTGGAGCGATTTTGCCGCGAAGCGGCCAGCCCTAAGTATTAAACTTGAACAGCATCACGTCGCCGTCCTTGACGACATATTCCTTGCCTTCGTCGCGCGCCTTGCCGGCTTCCTTGGCGGCGACTTCACCGCCCAAGGTGACGAAATCCTCGTAGCCGATGGTCTGGGCGCGGATGAAGCCGCGTTCAAAATCGGAGTGAATGACGCCAGCGGCCGCCGGAGCCTTGTCGCCTTTGTGGATGGTCCAGGCGCGCGTTTCCTTGGGGCCGACCGTGAAATAGGTCTGCAGACCCAGCAGGGTATAGGCTTCGCGGATCAGGCGGTTGAGGCCAGCTTCGTGCAGGCCGAGCGATTCCAGATATTCTGCCTGTTCGGCATCTGGGAGCTGCGCCAGCTGGCTTTCGATCTCGGCCGAGATGATGACGACGCCAGCGTCGTTTTTGTGCGCGTAGTCTTCGACCAGCTTGCTCATCGCATTGCCGTTTTCGGCGGAGCCTTCATCGACGTTGCAGACGTAGAGCACGGGCTTGGAGGTGAGGAGCTGGAGTTCCTGGAACGCCTTTTCTTCTTCAGCAGAGCGCTCGACGAAGCGGGCGGATGTGCCTTCGCGCAGCAGCACGAGCGAGCGATCAATCAGCTCGAGCGTGACCTTGGCGTCCTTGTCGTTGCCCTTGGCCTTCTTTTCGACGCCGGTGCGGCGTTTCTCAAGGCTTTCGAGGTCGGCGAGCATCAGCTCGGTTTCGACCACTTCGGCGTCGGCCAGCGGATCGACCTTGTTGGCGACGTGGATGATGTTGCCGTCTTCAAAGCAGCGCAGCACATAGGCGATGGCGTCGCATTCGCGAATGTTGGCGAGGAACTGGTTGCCCAGGCCTTCGCCCTTGGACGCGCCCTTCACGAGACCCGCGATGTCGACAAAGCTCATGCGTGCGGGCAGCACGTTCACGGACTTGCCGATTTCGGCCAGCTTGCCGAGGCGAGCGTCCGGCACTGGCACATCGCCCACATTGGGTTCGATGGTGCAGAACGGGAAGTTCGCAGCGGCAGCAGCGGCGGTGCGCGTCAGCGCGTTAAAGAGGGTCGACTTGCCGACATTCGGCAGGCCAACGATGCCCATCTTGAAACCCATGGGGAAAGCTCCGGAATTTGTTGGCCTTCACATCGTTCGGATGGGGTGAGATGTCAATGCGTGGACGGACATAGCCGGGGTGTCGTACAGGCGCAAAGCCGTGCTAGTGCTGCTGCAACGTGCGAATTGGAGGGCCTCGTGGCTATTATTGTTATTTTGTTGATCGCCGCGGCTATCGGCGGCATGTGGTATTATTATCGTGGCCGCCATATCGGCTCGTTTGCGCAGGCCTTTGGTAGCGCACCAAAAATTCCCGAACCCAAGTCGCAGGGCCCGGTGCCCATGCTCAAAATGCCAACCGCGATTGGTTGGGGCGAGGGCGAAAAGCCGACTGTTGCGGCGGGCCTCAAGGTCACCGCCTTTGCGCGCAACCTCAAGCATCCGCGCTGGGCCTATGTGCTGCCCAATGGCGACGTGCTCGTTGCCGAGTCGGCATCGCTGCCGAGCACGGTCAAGACGATCCGCGACTATGCGATGAACCGCGTCATGAGCCGCGCGGGCGCCACCCGCCCGAGTGCCAACCAGATTACGCTGTTGCGCGATGCCGATGGCGATGGCGTGCCCGAAGTGCGCGAAGTGTTCCTCAAGGATTTAAGCCAGCCCTTCGGCATGGCTCTGGTCGGGGACACGCTCTATATTGGCAACACCGATAGCGTCGTGGCTTTCCCTTACGAAACTGGCCAGACCAGGATCACCGCCACCGGCCGCAAGCTGATGGACATGAAGCCCGACGGCCACTGGACGCGGAACCTGCTCGCCAGCAAGGACGGCACCAAGCTTTATGTGGCCGTCGGCTCCAAGAGCAACATTGCCGAAAACGGTCTTGAGGAAGAAGAAGGCCGCGCCTGCATTTATGAGCTCGACCTGACCACCGGCCAGCACCGCGAATTTGCCGGCGGCCTGCGCAACCCCGTTGGCATGGCCTGGGAGCCGGTCGATGGCAAGCTCTGGACCGTGGTCAATGAGCGCGACGGCCTGGGCGACGAGACGCCGCCCGATTACCTGACTTCGGTCAAAGACGGCGGCTTTTACGGCTGGCCCTTCAGCTATTGGGGCAACACGGTCGACGAGCGCGTGCCACAGAACGCCGCGCTGGTCGCCAGGGCCTCCGCGCCCGATTATGCGCTGGGCGGCCACACCGCGTCGCTCGGCCTCTGCTGGCTGCCCGAAGGCACGCTGCCGGGCCTGCCATCGGGCATGGTCATCGGCCAGCACGGCTCGTGGAACCGCAGCAAGCTCAGCGGCTACAAGGTGATCCTCGTGCCGTTTGCCGATGGCAAGCCAAGCGGGTTGTCGGTCGATCTGCTGACGGGGTTCCTCGCCGCCGATGAGAAAACCTCGCGCGGCCGTCCGGTTGGCGTGACGGTTGCGGCTGATGGGGCTTTGCTCGCAGTTGATGACGTCGGCGACGCCATCTGGCGCGTGACCGGGGCTTAGTTCCTCTTACCTCTCCCTTGGGGGAGAGGTCGACCGAAGGGTCGGGTGAGGGGGCCTTTCCTCCAGATGTGCAGAAAAGAATACCCCCACCTAACCTCCCCCTGAAAAGGGGGAGGAATCCAGCCAGTGGCCTTGGCAGAATAGTACCCCAAAACTCGATCTGTCCCTCCCCCTATCAGGGGGAGGCTAGGTGGGGGTATCCCCTAAAAAACCTAAGCCCACAGGGGTATCCCCTAAAAACCTAGCTCACCGGCGGCTTGGCAAACCCCTTCACCAGGATCGGCCCCGTCGGTCGACCCGTCGGCGAACCCGGCGCAGGCTCCAGCGTAATCTCATAGAGCTGCCCATTCTGCGGCAGCGGCAGGTTCGGCCCGTCGAGCCGCAAATCCTGCGTCCTTGCCAAAGTCCCCAGCGATACCGGCCCGGTGGCGACATCCGGCAGGGTCCAGACTTGCAGCACCTGCCCCTCAGGGGCCTCAAAGCTTTCCAGCGGCACCAGCCGCACGCTGTCGTCGGCGAAGGCCTCGATGATCATCGACGGGCTGGCATCGGCCTCGTTGAGCAGGATGGCGATCATGGTTGGCTGATCGCTTGGCCGCGAGGCAAGCCCGGTCACATAGCCC from Devosia sp. 2618 carries:
- the ychF gene encoding redox-regulated ATPase YchF — protein: MGFKMGIVGLPNVGKSTLFNALTRTAAAAAANFPFCTIEPNVGDVPVPDARLGKLAEIGKSVNVLPARMSFVDIAGLVKGASKGEGLGNQFLANIRECDAIAYVLRCFEDGNIIHVANKVDPLADAEVVETELMLADLESLEKRRTGVEKKAKGNDKDAKVTLELIDRSLVLLREGTSARFVERSAEEEKAFQELQLLTSKPVLYVCNVDEGSAENGNAMSKLVEDYAHKNDAGVVIISAEIESQLAQLPDAEQAEYLESLGLHEAGLNRLIREAYTLLGLQTYFTVGPKETRAWTIHKGDKAPAAAGVIHSDFERGFIRAQTIGYEDFVTLGGEVAAKEAGKARDEGKEYVVKDGDVMLFKFNT
- a CDS encoding sorbosone dehydrogenase family protein, whose product is MWYYYRGRHIGSFAQAFGSAPKIPEPKSQGPVPMLKMPTAIGWGEGEKPTVAAGLKVTAFARNLKHPRWAYVLPNGDVLVAESASLPSTVKTIRDYAMNRVMSRAGATRPSANQITLLRDADGDGVPEVREVFLKDLSQPFGMALVGDTLYIGNTDSVVAFPYETGQTRITATGRKLMDMKPDGHWTRNLLASKDGTKLYVAVGSKSNIAENGLEEEEGRACIYELDLTTGQHREFAGGLRNPVGMAWEPVDGKLWTVVNERDGLGDETPPDYLTSVKDGGFYGWPFSYWGNTVDERVPQNAALVARASAPDYALGGHTASLGLCWLPEGTLPGLPSGMVIGQHGSWNRSKLSGYKVILVPFADGKPSGLSVDLLTGFLAADEKTSRGRPVGVTVAADGALLAVDDVGDAIWRVTGA
- a CDS encoding anti-sigma factor encodes the protein MTRDEKLALAGDYVLGLLDPTEIAAFETVSAADPELAEMAIAFAARMNNLDETAAPSPYDPELWARIERQIAKAAEETADNIVQMPPRARMSWAPLQWLPLAASVVIALGVGYVTGLASRPSDQPTMIAILLNEADASPSMIIEAFADDSVRLVPLESFEAPEGQVLQVWTLPDVATGPVSLGTLARTQDLRLDGPNLPLPQNGQLYEITLEPAPGSPTGRPTGPILVKGFAKPPVS